From the Esox lucius isolate fEsoLuc1 chromosome 21, fEsoLuc1.pri, whole genome shotgun sequence genome, one window contains:
- the si:ch73-206p6.1 gene encoding phospholipid scramblase 1: protein MNMYQVPNPGLPGCPPGLEYLTQVDQLLIKQKVEFIEALAGFESNNKYEVLNAVGQNVFYAVEENDCLSRQCCGPVRSFTIRVLDNFGQEVITVTRPLKCMSCFFPCCLQELEVQAPPGNTVGFVIQQWHPFSPKFIIENEHREQVLRLHGPFCGWSCLPDVDFEIVTMDEVDKIGKISKQWTGLLREAFTDADNFGIQFPMDLDVKMKAVMIGACFLIDFMFFEKGD, encoded by the exons ATGAACATGTACCAGGTCCCGAACCCTGGCCTCCCCGGATGTCCTCCGGGACTGGAATACTTGACGCAG GTTGATCAGCTACTCATCAAACAGAAAGTTGAGTTTATTGAAG CTCTCGCCGGCTTTGAGAGCAACAACAAGTACGAGGTGCTTAACGCAGTGGGCCAGAACGTCTTCTACGCTGTCGAGGAGAACGACTGTCTCAGCAGACAATGCTGTGGCCCGGTCCGCTCCTTCACAATAAGGGTCCTGGATAACTTCGGACAGGAAGTCATCACTGTTACACGACCTCTCAAGTGCATGTCCTGCTTCTTCCCCTGCTGCCTGCAAGAG CTTGAGGTACAGGCCCCCCCAGGGAACACAGTGGGTTTTGTGATCCAACAGTGGCATCCCTTCTCCCCCAAATTCATCATCGAGAACGAACACAGAGAACAAGTTCTGAGACTGCATGGACCTTTCTGTGGTTGGAGCTGCCTGCCAGACGTTGACTTTGAG ATTGTGACTATGGATGAAGTTGACAAGATAGGGAAGATCAGCAAGCAATGGACCGGCCTCCTCCGCGAGGCCTTCACGGACGCAGATAACTTTGGGATCCAGTTCCCCATGGATCTGGATGTGAAGATGAAGGCGGTTATGATTGGAGCCTGTTTCCTCATT gaTTTCATGTTCTTTGAAAAGGGGGACTAA